The Saccopteryx leptura isolate mSacLep1 chromosome 2, mSacLep1_pri_phased_curated, whole genome shotgun sequence genome has a window encoding:
- the LOC136392357 gene encoding small ribosomal subunit protein uS10-like — MIVLYAILSQQQLRFLKPPSVVPSELKGRFLSLMCADLIRGAKEKNLKVKGPVRMPTKTLRITTRKTPCGEGSKTWDRFQMRIHKRLIDLHSPSEIVKQITSISIELGVEVEVTIADA, encoded by the coding sequence ATGATAGTTTTATACGCTATTCTGAGCCAGCAGCAGTTAAGATTTCTTAAGCCGCCTTCGGTTGTTCCGAGTGAACTGAAAGGCCGTTTTCTTTCTCTAATGTGTGCTGACTTGATCAGAGGTGCAAAGGAAAAGAATCTCAAAGTGAAAGGACCCGTTCGCATGCCTACCAAGACTCTGAGAATCACTACAAGAAAAACTCCCTGCGGGGAAGGTTCCAAGACTTGGGATCGGTTTCAGATGAGGATCCACAAACGTCTCATTGACCTGCACAGTCCTTCTGAGATTGTTAAACAGATTACTTCCATCAGTATTGAGCTGGGAGTTGAGGTTGAAGTCACCATTGCAGATGCTTAA